In Chitinophagales bacterium, a single genomic region encodes these proteins:
- a CDS encoding TonB-dependent receptor codes for MKKLIFITMPFLVAAQEPDSIKTFNANEVLITSTRAALNTPTTFSLIKSAELQRVNLGQDLPVMLDFSPSVVSTSDAGAGVGYTSMRIRGSDATRINVTINGIPVNDAESHNVFWVNTPDLFSSVEDIQVQRGVGTSTNGAGAFGASVNIRTQKIAAKPSGIFAVSGGSFNTVKLTAQASSGLIKNKFFIEGRLSKLNSNGYVERASSNLWSYFVTTGMQHKSTVLKLVAFGGNEKTYQAWNGVSEDMLKTNRRFNSAGTDYGAKENPWRNEVDNYGQHYCQLLFSQGFKKGFSMNVGLFTTLGKGYYEQYKVNQKLKKYAPVFDTLLNASRTDVIRRRWLQNIFYGSTFSLSFERKNVNVYLGGLLSQYRGKHFGNIIWNDAGYDFSSNTHYYDNNSVKNDFNVYLRVSYTFAERVTLFADVQYRFVGYNGKGFDNDKVQIDFNSKWHFVNPKGGISVAATPLHHFYTSVAVGNKEPNRDDVAYNRAVKSERLIDWEGGYQFRHRKFPLYVNGYYMYYTNQLVLTGQLDDVGNAQRVNVPVSFRAGVELNGAIIFNSKISEREIFRIGYNLTYAQSKIKNFEQQTPTFDDDYNRIDTLLLVQHYANTRIAFSPDVIAGIELMGSPLPGLQLSLSTKAVSKQYLDNTQSEAKKLKPYSYTNFNAAYTFQFAKSRSVTVSVLVNNLFNYMFESNGYTYSERYYSAGTVGAPVVYNYYYPQAGINVLAGIRLKI; via the coding sequence ATGAAAAAACTTATTTTCATTACCATGCCGTTTCTGGTTGCGGCTCAAGAACCGGATAGTATTAAAACCTTTAATGCCAACGAAGTACTTATTACTTCTACGCGAGCAGCGCTTAATACGCCTACTACTTTTTCACTCATTAAATCTGCTGAATTGCAGCGGGTAAACCTTGGGCAAGATTTACCTGTGATGCTGGACTTTTCGCCTTCGGTTGTTTCAACCAGCGATGCAGGCGCGGGCGTTGGCTACACCTCTATGCGCATTCGTGGCAGCGATGCCACTCGCATAAATGTAACCATAAACGGTATTCCGGTAAATGATGCCGAGAGCCACAATGTTTTTTGGGTAAACACACCCGATTTGTTTTCAAGTGTAGAAGATATTCAAGTGCAACGTGGCGTGGGTACTTCTACCAATGGCGCAGGTGCTTTTGGTGCATCGGTGAATATTAGAACACAAAAGATTGCAGCAAAGCCATCCGGTATATTTGCAGTTTCGGGTGGTTCATTTAATACCGTGAAACTTACTGCGCAAGCTAGTAGTGGTTTAATTAAGAATAAATTCTTTATAGAAGGAAGACTTTCTAAGCTAAACTCCAATGGATATGTGGAGCGTGCAAGTAGCAATTTGTGGAGCTATTTTGTAACAACCGGAATGCAGCATAAAAGCACTGTGCTAAAGTTGGTGGCTTTTGGAGGCAATGAAAAAACTTATCAGGCATGGAATGGAGTTTCGGAAGATATGTTGAAAACAAACAGGCGATTCAATAGCGCGGGAACAGATTATGGTGCTAAAGAAAATCCATGGCGAAACGAGGTAGATAATTATGGACAGCACTATTGCCAGTTGCTGTTTTCGCAGGGATTCAAGAAAGGGTTTTCGATGAACGTAGGTTTGTTTACCACCTTGGGAAAAGGCTATTATGAACAATACAAAGTGAATCAAAAATTGAAAAAATATGCACCTGTTTTCGATACGCTTTTAAATGCTTCGAGAACAGATGTGATACGCAGGCGGTGGCTTCAGAATATTTTTTACGGAAGTACATTTTCTTTAAGTTTTGAAAGGAAAAATGTAAACGTGTATTTGGGTGGCTTGCTGAGCCAATACAGGGGCAAGCACTTTGGTAATATTATTTGGAATGATGCAGGTTACGATTTTTCAAGCAATACACATTATTACGATAATAATTCGGTGAAGAACGATTTTAATGTGTACCTGCGCGTAAGCTATACTTTTGCAGAAAGGGTAACGCTATTTGCAGATGTGCAATACCGTTTTGTGGGCTACAATGGCAAAGGTTTCGATAACGATAAAGTTCAGATAGATTTTAATTCTAAGTGGCATTTTGTAAATCCTAAAGGCGGAATATCGGTTGCGGCAACACCGCTGCATCATTTTTATACTTCGGTTGCTGTGGGCAATAAAGAGCCTAACCGCGATGATGTGGCATACAATAGGGCTGTAAAAAGTGAACGGTTAATAGACTGGGAAGGAGGCTATCAATTCAGACATAGAAAATTTCCGTTGTATGTAAATGGCTATTATATGTATTATACTAATCAGTTAGTGTTAACAGGGCAGTTAGATGATGTGGGCAATGCACAGCGTGTGAATGTACCGGTGAGTTTTAGGGCAGGAGTGGAGTTGAATGGTGCTATCATTTTCAATTCTAAAATAAGTGAGCGCGAAATTTTTAGAATTGGCTATAACTTAACTTATGCTCAAAGCAAAATTAAAAACTTTGAACAGCAAACGCCAACTTTTGATGATGATTACAATCGTATAGATACGCTATTGTTGGTGCAGCATTATGCCAATACACGTATTGCATTTTCGCCCGATGTAATTGCAGGAATAGAGTTGATGGGTTCGCCATTGCCGGGTTTGCAATTATCGCTTAGCACTAAAGCAGTAAGCAAGCAGTATTTAGATAACACGCAAAGTGAGGCTAAAAAACTGAAACCTTATTCATATACTAATTTTAATGCAGCATATACATTTCAATTTGCAAAGAGTAGGAGCGTAACGGTTTCGGTACTGGTAAATAATCTGTTTAACTATATGTTTGAAAGCAATGGTTATACTTACAGTGAAAGATATTATTCTGCGGGTACAGTGGGCGCTCCCGTGGTGTATAATTATTACTATCCGCAGGCTGGTATTAATGTATTAGCCGGTATTCGCTTAAAAATTTAG
- a CDS encoding WG repeat-containing protein, with translation MKKLFSIILTVLTISAIAQVTHEYDKIGKFNQGVALAWKNGKVGLVSQDGKEIIKPQYEAISGFGRDGLAYTTKKGLKGLINMTGKVIVDNIYGDIGAFHGFWAITRKNGLAGMINKQGAVLVENKYETIKVEKGGIIRAIKEGKEVILNLKDE, from the coding sequence ATGAAAAAACTATTCAGCATTATTTTAACTGTATTAACTATTTCGGCAATAGCACAAGTAACCCACGAATACGATAAAATCGGAAAGTTTAACCAAGGAGTGGCTTTAGCTTGGAAAAACGGAAAAGTAGGCTTGGTTTCGCAAGATGGCAAAGAAATTATTAAACCACAATACGAAGCCATTAGCGGCTTTGGTAGAGATGGTTTAGCATACACTACCAAAAAAGGATTAAAAGGACTCATTAACATGACCGGGAAAGTTATTGTAGATAACATCTATGGCGATATTGGAGCCTTTCATGGTTTTTGGGCAATTACGCGCAAAAATGGACTTGCAGGTATGATAAATAAACAAGGAGCCGTATTAGTTGAAAACAAATACGAAACCATAAAAGTTGAAAAAGGAGGAATTATCCGTGCCATAAAAGAAGGCAAGGAAGTTATCTTGAATTTAAAAGATGAATAA
- the tsaE gene encoding tRNA (adenosine(37)-N6)-threonylcarbamoyltransferase complex ATPase subunit type 1 TsaE encodes MATVAKAILQLFPNTKVFLLKGNLGAGKTTLTQHFCKELHSTDTVSSPTYAIANQYATNSSAYIFHIDLYRLKTEEEVLDAGIEEMLFSPHYCFIEWYEVAQALLPENCVQIEIEKQDTDTRKITVQHFQH; translated from the coding sequence ATGGCAACGGTAGCAAAAGCAATTTTGCAACTCTTTCCAAACACAAAAGTGTTTCTTTTAAAAGGCAATTTAGGAGCAGGCAAAACCACACTCACCCAACACTTTTGCAAAGAACTACACAGCACCGATACCGTTTCCAGTCCCACCTATGCTATTGCAAACCAATACGCTACCAACAGCAGCGCCTATATCTTTCATATAGATCTTTATAGATTAAAAACCGAAGAAGAAGTATTAGATGCAGGCATAGAAGAAATGCTGTTTAGCCCACACTATTGCTTTATAGAATGGTACGAAGTTGCCCAAGCACTTTTACCAGAAAATTGTGTGCAAATAGAAATTGAAAAACAAGATACCGATACTAGAAAAATAACCGTTCAACATTTTCAACACTAA
- a CDS encoding TonB-dependent receptor, with amino-acid sequence MKKLLLSGAFALLFILSYSQTRNISGKISDAANKEALIGASVSIKGTTTGVTTDLDGRFKLEIPETAKVLVFSYVGYEAKEVPIGAGGVYNITLEPSYFGGSEVVVTSSRVSEALKEAPIQIEKMNAREIANSASGDFYQSLGNFKGIDIVTSSAGFQVVNLRGFSDTRSLRTKQFIDGTDNESPGLNFPVGNLVGANDLDLESVEIISGAASALYGANAMQGVISMTSKNPYDFQGFAAQVKGGYKTVPGPYVDAQFRYAQAFGKNQKFAIKLTGGYTWEYDWLAKDSALNTYGDLDTLTNPTSVNVSKILRQNALKPYGPGTDVTQEDHETFVKLNNWLDFNPWANPDKVKIRAPGFREPELIDPKAQSFKFSASAHYRFNKDLELSATYKFGYGTAVYQSAARYQIKDFTFHNPKLELKGKNFVIRTYASIEDAGKSFNVGLTGAYLTRHSIKENYLPEWIGKYFDVLDTATNGFCADCIGDRQKAPLRANARGQAFSYARDFWIQRGSHEFDSVYNQLVSDPNSQTGTRFYDKSALFHLEGQYSFDFIKAVDLLAGASYRLYLPNSNGTIFEDTAGRRIRVQEVGGFIQASKKLAKDKLRIIGSVRLDKNSNFPVQFSPRLSFVITPDKQNTIRISASRAFRIPTLQEQYLYLSIGDNFLVGNLNGYGNLYTQRSVDILDSLITNKYYTIDQVENQLGGVLKTFDVKPLKPEQVTTVDLGWRGEFLNKKLYIDFSAYYSYYQRFIGFTRVAAPASGTASETGQNDIYASLTDGGDTNYYKPLQLYVNLDKPVSAWGANLSISYYVGKGITPYINYTYADLYDKPFKQADNLQLTGFNTPRHKINIGVNASKVWKGLGFSANFKWVPNYEWQAPMGDGTIKSYTTLDMAIFYVVEKAYSTFRIGGSNIYDKRYQTAIASPFIGARYYAGWTFDLANFGNSRK; translated from the coding sequence ATGAAAAAACTTCTCCTTTCAGGTGCATTTGCTTTATTATTTATTCTTTCTTATTCCCAAACACGAAACATTAGCGGTAAAATTTCGGATGCTGCTAACAAAGAAGCCCTTATTGGTGCTAGCGTTTCGATAAAAGGGACCACTACGGGTGTTACTACCGATTTAGATGGACGATTCAAGTTGGAAATTCCTGAAACTGCTAAAGTATTGGTGTTTTCATATGTTGGATACGAAGCAAAAGAGGTTCCAATTGGGGCAGGCGGAGTCTATAATATTACTTTAGAGCCATCTTATTTTGGTGGTAGTGAAGTAGTGGTAACTTCATCCAGAGTAAGCGAGGCTTTAAAAGAAGCTCCTATCCAAATTGAAAAGATGAATGCAAGAGAGATTGCCAATTCTGCTTCGGGCGATTTCTATCAAAGTTTAGGCAACTTTAAAGGTATAGATATTGTTACATCCTCTGCAGGTTTTCAAGTTGTAAACCTTAGAGGTTTTAGCGATACCCGTTCATTAAGAACCAAACAATTTATAGATGGTACAGATAATGAATCGCCAGGCTTAAATTTTCCGGTGGGCAACTTGGTTGGCGCCAATGATTTAGACTTGGAGAGTGTAGAGATTATTTCGGGAGCTGCTTCGGCTTTGTATGGTGCCAATGCTATGCAAGGTGTTATTTCTATGACATCAAAAAACCCATACGATTTTCAAGGGTTTGCAGCTCAAGTAAAAGGAGGTTACAAAACTGTACCCGGCCCTTATGTAGATGCTCAATTCCGATACGCACAGGCATTTGGCAAAAACCAAAAGTTTGCGATAAAACTTACCGGTGGCTATACTTGGGAATACGACTGGCTGGCAAAAGATTCTGCCTTAAATACCTATGGCGATTTAGATACACTTACCAACCCCACCTCTGTAAACGTAAGTAAAATTCTTCGCCAAAATGCTTTAAAGCCTTATGGTCCCGGAACAGATGTAACTCAAGAAGATCACGAAACTTTTGTAAAACTAAACAACTGGCTAGATTTTAATCCATGGGCAAACCCCGATAAAGTAAAGATAAGAGCTCCCGGTTTTAGAGAGCCTGAACTTATTGACCCTAAAGCGCAAAGTTTTAAATTTTCTGCATCGGCTCATTATCGCTTTAATAAAGACTTAGAGCTTTCTGCTACCTATAAATTTGGATATGGAACAGCCGTGTACCAAAGCGCAGCTCGCTACCAAATTAAAGACTTTACTTTCCACAACCCTAAACTTGAATTAAAAGGAAAGAACTTTGTAATTAGAACTTACGCTTCTATTGAAGATGCCGGAAAATCATTCAATGTAGGATTAACCGGAGCTTACCTTACCCGCCATTCTATTAAAGAAAATTATTTGCCGGAGTGGATTGGTAAATACTTTGACGTGTTAGATACTGCAACAAATGGCTTCTGTGCCGACTGTATTGGCGACAGACAAAAAGCCCCTTTAAGAGCCAACGCACGCGGACAAGCATTTTCTTATGCACGCGATTTTTGGATTCAAAGGGGATCGCACGAATTTGATTCTGTTTACAACCAACTGGTTTCCGATCCAAATTCACAAACAGGAACACGTTTCTACGATAAAAGTGCGCTCTTTCATTTAGAGGGTCAATACTCTTTCGATTTTATTAAAGCTGTAGATTTATTAGCAGGAGCTTCATACCGTTTATACCTGCCAAATTCAAATGGAACAATTTTTGAAGATACTGCCGGCAGAAGGATTAGAGTACAAGAAGTGGGCGGCTTTATTCAGGCTTCTAAAAAATTGGCTAAAGACAAACTTAGAATTATTGGTTCTGTTCGCTTAGATAAAAACTCAAACTTCCCTGTGCAGTTTTCACCAAGATTAAGCTTTGTAATTACTCCCGATAAACAAAACACCATTCGTATTAGTGCTTCACGCGCATTTAGAATTCCTACGCTACAAGAACAGTATTTATACCTAAGCATTGGCGATAACTTCTTGGTGGGTAACTTAAATGGCTACGGAAACCTATATACGCAGCGTTCCGTAGATATTTTAGACTCCCTTATTACCAATAAGTACTACACTATAGACCAAGTTGAAAACCAATTAGGCGGAGTATTAAAAACATTTGATGTAAAACCATTAAAACCGGAACAAGTAACTACGGTAGATTTGGGTTGGCGTGGAGAGTTCTTAAATAAAAAATTGTATATAGATTTTTCTGCCTACTATAGCTACTATCAACGCTTTATAGGCTTCACCAGAGTAGCAGCTCCGGCAAGCGGCACCGCAAGCGAAACAGGTCAAAATGATATTTATGCCAGCTTAACCGATGGTGGCGATACCAACTACTACAAACCTTTACAATTATATGTAAACTTAGATAAACCAGTTTCGGCATGGGGTGCTAACCTTAGCATTAGTTATTATGTTGGAAAAGGTATTACTCCTTATATCAACTATACCTATGCAGATTTGTACGATAAACCTTTTAAACAAGCCGACAACTTACAACTTACAGGATTTAACACACCACGCCACAAAATAAATATTGGGGTAAACGCTTCTAAAGTTTGGAAAGGTTTAGGCTTTTCTGCCAACTTTAAGTGGGTACCTAATTACGAATGGCAAGCGCCAATGGGAGACGGCACTATTAAAAGCTATACTACTTTAGATATGGCAATATTCTATGTAGTAGAAAAAGCTTATTCTACATTTAGAATTGGCGGTTCCAACATTTACGACAAACGCTACCAAACAGCAATTGCATCGCCATTTATTGGCGCTCGCTACTATGCCGGATGGACTTTTGACTTGGCTAACTTTGGCAACTCAAGAAAATAA
- a CDS encoding pyruvate dehydrogenase complex E1 component subunit beta, with the protein MSIRKIRFREALREAMSEEMRNDSRVFLMGEEVSEYDGAYKVSQGMLAEFGAKRVIDTPIAELGFAGIGVGAAMNGTKPIIEFMTWNFAILAFDQIINGAAKMLSMSAGEFGCPIVFRGPQGSAGQLAAQHSQMLTNMLASVPGLKVISPSNPYDAKGLLKAAIRDDDPVMFMESEMMYSDLGEVPEGEYIIEIGKADVKRAGTDVTLVSYNKMMKIALGAADALAESGINAEVIDLRTIRPLDVETILQSVKKTNRLVIVDESWPFTSIASEITFQVQRYGFDCLDAPIRRVCGADASMHYAPNLVEAYLPSVAKVVEAAKAVCYK; encoded by the coding sequence ATGAGCATAAGAAAAATAAGATTTCGTGAAGCACTTCGCGAAGCTATGAGCGAGGAAATGCGCAACGATTCCCGCGTATTTTTAATGGGTGAAGAAGTATCGGAATACGATGGAGCATATAAAGTAAGCCAAGGCATGTTGGCAGAGTTTGGCGCAAAGCGCGTAATTGATACACCAATAGCAGAACTTGGTTTTGCTGGTATTGGAGTAGGAGCTGCCATGAATGGCACCAAGCCTATTATAGAATTTATGACATGGAATTTTGCCATTTTAGCTTTCGACCAAATTATAAACGGAGCAGCTAAAATGCTTTCTATGAGCGCAGGGGAGTTTGGTTGCCCAATTGTGTTTCGCGGGCCGCAGGGAAGCGCGGGGCAGTTGGCAGCGCAGCACTCGCAAATGCTTACCAATATGTTGGCAAGTGTGCCGGGTTTAAAAGTTATTTCGCCTTCAAATCCTTATGATGCTAAGGGTTTATTGAAAGCTGCCATACGCGATGATGACCCGGTAATGTTTATGGAGAGCGAAATGATGTATTCCGACTTGGGTGAAGTACCGGAGGGCGAATACATTATAGAAATAGGAAAGGCCGATGTAAAACGTGCAGGCACCGATGTTACTTTGGTGAGCTATAATAAAATGATGAAAATAGCTTTGGGTGCTGCCGATGCTTTGGCAGAAAGCGGCATTAACGCAGAAGTAATTGATTTGCGAACCATACGACCACTGGATGTGGAAACTATTTTACAATCGGTGAAGAAAACTAACCGTTTAGTAATAGTAGATGAAAGTTGGCCATTTACTTCAATTGCATCGGAAATAACTTTTCAAGTACAGCGCTATGGTTTCGATTGTTTAGACGCACCTATAAGAAGAGTGTGTGGGGCGGATGCTTCTATGCACTACGCTCCTAATTTGGTAGAGGCATATTTACCATCGGTTGCCAAAGTAGTAGAGGCTGCTAAAGCTGTTTGCTATAAATAG
- a CDS encoding ferredoxin--NADP reductase: MSKFNKLKVTSVNRETPDSVSVSFEVPASLQNQYQYIPGQYLTLKLSINNEFVNRSYSFCSSPFANEPMTIAVKEVTGGKASTFINRHLKVGDEIEVMEPMGNFHAPLSESNQKHYVLFGGGSGITPVFSILKSVLLKEPNSRITLFYGNRDEQSIIFKEQLQALQIQHATRLNIIHVLNETSSTAKYRGLILKDMALQLLRENTNLQFANAEFFICGPVPMMKEVENALNELGIAKQHIHIEYFTAKADEDKTAASVGTTTPSTEPFTGKAKVKLIYDGNEVEFEMSEKDTVLNAALDAGFDPPYSCMVAACCTCRAKLLEGNVVMDDRESLTDSEISKGYVLTCQSHPKTNVVVLNYDI; the protein is encoded by the coding sequence ATGAGCAAATTCAACAAACTAAAAGTAACTTCGGTAAATAGAGAAACACCCGATAGCGTAAGTGTATCATTCGAAGTACCTGCCAGCCTCCAAAACCAATACCAATATATTCCCGGGCAGTACCTTACTTTAAAACTCAGTATAAATAATGAATTTGTAAACCGCAGCTACAGTTTCTGCAGTTCCCCATTTGCAAACGAACCCATGACCATTGCCGTAAAAGAAGTTACCGGAGGCAAGGCTTCTACTTTCATAAATAGACACTTAAAAGTGGGCGATGAAATAGAGGTTATGGAACCTATGGGAAATTTTCATGCTCCACTAAGCGAAAGCAATCAAAAACACTACGTTCTGTTTGGCGGAGGTTCCGGCATTACGCCAGTTTTCAGTATATTAAAAAGTGTATTACTGAAAGAACCCAACAGTAGAATCACGCTCTTTTATGGCAACCGCGATGAGCAAAGCATTATTTTTAAAGAACAGTTGCAAGCTCTACAAATCCAGCACGCCACACGCTTAAATATAATACATGTATTAAATGAAACTTCATCTACTGCCAAGTACCGCGGTCTTATATTAAAAGACATGGCATTACAACTGCTGCGCGAAAACACCAACCTGCAATTTGCCAATGCCGAGTTTTTCATCTGCGGTCCGGTACCTATGATGAAAGAGGTTGAAAATGCTTTAAACGAACTTGGAATTGCCAAACAACATATACATATAGAATACTTTACGGCAAAAGCCGATGAAGATAAAACTGCTGCCAGTGTAGGTACCACCACGCCATCGACAGAACCTTTCACCGGAAAAGCTAAAGTAAAACTCATTTACGATGGCAATGAGGTTGAATTTGAAATGAGTGAAAAAGACACCGTTCTCAATGCCGCATTAGATGCCGGTTTCGATCCGCCATACTCTTGCATGGTAGCAGCCTGCTGTACCTGCCGTGCTAAATTATTAGAAGGGAATGTGGTGATGGACGACCGCGAAAGCCTCACCGATTCTGAAATTTCCAAAGGTTATGTGCTTACATGCCAAAGCCATCCTAAAACCAATGTGGTAGTTTTAAACTACGATATATAA
- a CDS encoding BrxA/BrxB family bacilliredoxin — translation MYPADLVMPMKADLTDVGFKELTNAAEVDAALQNQSGTTFLVINSVCGCAAGSARPAVQDAVKTSAKLPSNLVTAFAGVDTEATARAREYTLPYPPSSPSMALFKDGKLVHFIERHQIEGNNAATIAEHLKKVFEHFC, via the coding sequence ATGTATCCAGCAGATTTAGTTATGCCCATGAAAGCAGACTTAACAGATGTGGGCTTTAAAGAATTAACCAATGCAGCAGAAGTAGATGCCGCCCTCCAAAACCAAAGCGGAACCACATTTTTAGTTATCAACTCGGTTTGCGGATGCGCAGCAGGCTCTGCCCGCCCCGCAGTACAAGATGCCGTAAAAACAAGTGCTAAATTACCTTCCAATTTAGTTACAGCATTTGCCGGAGTTGATACCGAAGCTACTGCACGCGCTCGCGAATACACACTGCCCTACCCTCCTTCATCGCCTTCAATGGCATTGTTTAAAGATGGTAAGCTGGTTCACTTTATTGAGCGTCACCAAATTGAAGGCAACAATGCTGCCACCATTGCTGAGCATCTAAAAAAGGTATTTGAACACTTTTGTTAG
- a CDS encoding SUF system Fe-S cluster assembly protein — MEALNEEQVKNAIIDVIKTIYDPEIPVNIYDLGLIYEVNVFPTFEVEIVMTLTSPNCPVAETLPSEVEEKTKAVNGVKDVTLELVFDPPWGQDMMSEEAKLELGFL, encoded by the coding sequence ATGGAAGCATTAAATGAAGAACAGGTAAAAAATGCCATCATAGATGTCATAAAAACCATCTACGACCCAGAAATACCTGTAAATATTTACGACTTAGGACTTATTTACGAAGTGAATGTTTTTCCCACTTTTGAAGTGGAAATTGTAATGACCCTCACTTCTCCAAACTGCCCTGTTGCAGAAACCCTGCCGAGCGAAGTGGAAGAAAAAACTAAAGCCGTAAATGGCGTAAAAGATGTAACCCTCGAATTAGTGTTCGACCCACCTTGGGGGCAAGATATGATGAGCGAAGAAGCCAAATTAGAACTCGGATTTTTGTAA